A DNA window from Undibacterium sp. YM2 contains the following coding sequences:
- a CDS encoding ABC transporter permease — protein sequence MENFAALIAASINSGTTLLIAALGLLINERAGVLNLGAEGMMLVAAITGFAVAHQTHLPWLGFVAGAVAGMLMATLFAWLALVLATNQVATGLALSIFGTGLSAFIGQSFVGQSLPAGPHGVAFLSDIPFLGKAFFDQHLAVYFGLLLCAGIIWFLQRSRAGLVLKAVGESPESAHALGYPVRKIRYLALLFSGACCGIAGAYLSVVYTPMWVEGLVAGRGWIALALTTFATWRPARVLLGALLFGSVTILQFHFQAIGIAIPSEILSMLPYLATIIVLVLISRNPDWIRLNMPASLGKPFRPGSA from the coding sequence ATGGAAAATTTTGCTGCCCTGATCGCCGCCTCCATCAACTCTGGCACAACCTTACTGATCGCCGCTTTGGGTTTGCTGATCAATGAACGTGCAGGTGTGCTCAATCTTGGTGCCGAGGGCATGATGCTGGTGGCTGCCATCACCGGTTTTGCCGTGGCCCACCAGACCCATCTACCCTGGCTGGGTTTTGTCGCAGGCGCGGTAGCCGGCATGTTGATGGCAACCCTGTTTGCCTGGCTGGCACTGGTGCTGGCCACCAACCAGGTAGCCACTGGCCTGGCCTTATCCATCTTTGGTACCGGCCTTTCGGCCTTCATAGGACAGTCATTTGTCGGCCAGTCACTGCCTGCCGGGCCACATGGCGTCGCCTTTTTATCGGACATCCCCTTCCTCGGCAAAGCCTTTTTTGATCAGCATCTGGCCGTGTATTTTGGCCTTTTACTGTGTGCGGGCATCATCTGGTTCCTGCAACGCAGCCGCGCTGGTCTGGTCCTGAAGGCAGTCGGTGAATCACCAGAATCTGCCCATGCACTGGGTTACCCCGTGCGCAAGATACGTTATCTGGCGCTGCTGTTCAGTGGAGCCTGCTGCGGTATCGCTGGTGCTTACCTGTCTGTCGTGTATACACCGATGTGGGTGGAAGGCCTGGTCGCCGGGCGCGGCTGGATCGCACTGGCGCTGACGACTTTTGCCACCTGGCGTCCGGCACGGGTCTTGCTGGGTGCTCTACTGTTTGGCAGCGTGACGATTTTGCAGTTCCATTTCCAGGCGATAGGCATCGCCATCCCATCGGAAATTTTATCCATGCTGCCCTACCTGGCAACGATTATCGTGCTGGTGCTGATCTCGCGTAATCCTGACTGGATACGCCTGAACATGCCAGCCTCCCTGGGCAAGCCTTTCCGCCCGGGGTCTGCTTAA
- a CDS encoding AzlD domain-containing protein: MNITLTILGMALITFLVKALIFILGDRVAFSGNLKKALEFVPVTVLTAIIVPMILSPHGKELELSWRNPQLVAATVAALLCAVTRHQLATIIVGLTVFFSWQYMLS, encoded by the coding sequence ATGAATATCACTTTGACCATACTCGGCATGGCGCTTATCACCTTTCTGGTAAAAGCCCTGATCTTCATCCTTGGTGACCGTGTGGCATTTTCCGGCAACCTCAAAAAAGCGCTGGAGTTTGTGCCGGTGACCGTGTTGACTGCCATCATTGTCCCCATGATCCTGTCACCGCATGGCAAGGAGCTGGAACTGAGCTGGCGTAATCCGCAACTGGTGGCGGCGACTGTGGCAGCCTTGCTGTGTGCGGTGACCAGACATCAGTTGGCAACCATCATCGTTGGGCTGACGGTGTTCTTTAGCTGGCAGTATATGTTGAGTTGA
- a CDS encoding AzlC family ABC transporter permease — MPPSTRMKHFTAGIRDTVPMLVGAAPFGMIFGTLVATAQMQAWQGQLMSLAVFAGSSQFIATGLIASHTGMLVIWLATFIVNLRHMLYAAALMPHVRHLPRRWRWGLGFLLTDETFAVVERHYRQHPQDAQGHWYFLGSGLSMYVNWQFWTLTGLMFGAIFPQLQTLGLDFAMVATFIAIVVPQLFKRPHLLAAIVAGSAAYALQHLPYKLGLLVAIAFGVATGMLVSRFTRQDNKQEQITVEQA, encoded by the coding sequence ATGCCCCCATCCACAAGAATGAAGCACTTCACCGCCGGTATCCGCGACACCGTCCCCATGCTGGTCGGTGCAGCCCCCTTCGGCATGATTTTTGGCACGCTCGTTGCCACCGCACAAATGCAGGCCTGGCAGGGGCAGTTGATGTCGCTGGCGGTGTTTGCAGGCTCCAGCCAGTTCATTGCGACTGGCCTCATCGCCAGCCACACGGGCATGCTGGTGATCTGGCTGGCGACTTTTATCGTTAATTTGCGGCATATGCTGTATGCGGCTGCACTGATGCCACACGTCAGGCATTTGCCAAGGCGCTGGCGCTGGGGGCTGGGATTCTTGCTGACAGACGAGACCTTTGCTGTGGTGGAACGACATTACCGCCAGCATCCCCAAGATGCGCAGGGACACTGGTATTTCCTCGGCTCTGGCCTGTCCATGTATGTTAACTGGCAATTCTGGACGCTGACAGGCCTGATGTTCGGGGCGATATTCCCGCAGTTGCAGACCCTGGGCCTGGACTTTGCCATGGTGGCAACTTTTATTGCGATCGTCGTGCCGCAGTTGTTCAAACGCCCGCATTTGCTGGCGGCCATCGTCGCTGGCAGCGCGGCCTATGCCTTGCAACATTTGCCCTATAAGCTGGGTTTGCTGGTGGCGATTGCCTTTGGAGTGGCGACTGGCATGCTGGTGTCGCGCTTTACCAGACAAGATAATAAGCAAGAACAAATCACCGTGGAGCAGGCATGA
- a CDS encoding serine hydrolase, translating to MQKYVDRQILSGVSTAVLVGRELVHQHCTGWADRESQTAMRDDHLFRVFSNTKLITSIAVLLLMEDGKLELDQPAEEFLPQLAHLQVLKPGATRIDDTEPARNKITIRHLLCHTAGLSYGLLDHGTVMYKAYNEKRVMNAFTTLAEMMDVLAELPLSFHPGETWEYSIATDVLARLVEVVSGMSFDRFLQLRIFNPLAMHDTSFVVPEHKLDRLASYYAGTDPQNILQRGLRKLDKSPYPGAFTTPVARLSGGGGLVSSMQDMLSLMRSFMPDGDTLLRPETIKLMMQNHLPAGTGIAFPGVGDVPGKGFGLGGAVTLRPSSIDPPASVGEFEWGGIAGTHWWISPRHNIAGVLMTQRLMSFWHPFSFDFKRLAYETLGLK from the coding sequence ATGCAAAAATATGTGGACAGGCAAATCCTGTCCGGTGTCTCGACTGCGGTGCTGGTCGGGCGTGAGCTGGTGCACCAGCACTGCACAGGCTGGGCAGACCGCGAGAGCCAGACGGCTATGCGCGATGACCACTTGTTCCGCGTGTTTTCGAATACCAAGCTGATCACCTCAATAGCAGTGCTGCTGTTGATGGAAGATGGCAAGCTGGAACTCGATCAACCCGCTGAAGAATTCCTGCCCCAGCTCGCACACCTGCAGGTGCTCAAACCCGGTGCGACGCGCATTGACGATACCGAGCCAGCACGCAACAAGATCACCATCAGGCACCTACTTTGCCATACCGCCGGCCTCAGTTATGGCTTGCTGGATCATGGTACGGTCATGTACAAGGCCTACAATGAAAAGCGGGTCATGAATGCCTTTACTACGCTGGCCGAGATGATGGATGTGCTGGCAGAGTTGCCACTGAGTTTTCATCCCGGTGAGACCTGGGAATATTCGATAGCCACCGATGTGTTGGCGCGCCTGGTCGAAGTGGTCAGCGGCATGAGTTTTGACCGCTTCCTGCAATTACGCATATTCAATCCTCTGGCCATGCATGACACCAGCTTTGTCGTGCCTGAGCATAAACTGGACAGGCTGGCGTCTTACTATGCCGGTACTGACCCGCAAAATATCCTGCAGCGTGGCTTGCGCAAGCTCGACAAATCACCCTACCCCGGCGCATTCACGACGCCGGTGGCACGCCTGTCTGGCGGCGGTGGACTGGTATCGAGCATGCAGGATATGCTCTCACTGATGCGCAGCTTCATGCCCGATGGCGATACCTTGCTCAGGCCTGAAACTATCAAATTGATGATGCAAAACCATTTGCCTGCGGGTACAGGCATTGCTTTTCCCGGCGTTGGCGATGTACCGGGCAAGGGCTTCGGACTCGGTGGTGCGGTAACATTAAGACCCTCATCGATAGACCCGCCAGCTTCCGTTGGAGAGTTTGAATGGGGTGGTATCGCTGGTACCCACTGGTGGATATCACCACGCCACAATATCGCCGGGGTATTGATGACACAAAGACTGATGAGTTTCTGGCATCCCTTCTCTTTCGACTTCAAGAGACTGGCCTACGAGACATTGGGATTGAAATAA
- a CDS encoding ATP-binding protein — MFLRKNLSLITVTILIVSAILAQSYWSARQDRELTLEAERSNAHVAVRLLEEHVAQTMQDGVQKLDTAAIAAASFSDVGVDIQHFINNYDAQDYRYIKALRYIDLAGNSWVSSPDFPSHQMSVADRDDIHFLTQHPEYKEVVIGSPYESRYDSQLVLPIARNVFDKTGKQVAIISTDLRIAYFAELYANVAKENNAMLALIANAGFIIVRSPFEARYVNRDISKEPATHRLASQDKEGSFTDPEWLDDEFERLYAYRKVSGFPLSVVYGRDLESILAPWHQRLQTRAIFTAVVVLLLLGVMAMLARQFHKLRVSEATLRNAEYKFSEIFERSPLAISLVNLHTRKIDAVNDAWIRLFGYRQEDIVGPEEQYLKYFWVDKEELRSFVSLLRTEPQIDHFQARLRHADGSIRVCLLSSRTYMADGEARYIVTPQDVTRQLAAEQDLLYLNASLEDRVARRTENLERSNAELAEALNSLQLMQGELIKQEKLASLGSLVAGVAHELNTPIGNSVTVASTLQDQARLLQDDLQQGAIKRSAFNAFLESTIFGADVLMRSLQRASELIRSFKHVAVDQSSDMRRQFDLRQVVEEILLTNSSLYAKTGFAMQTDLQADIRMDSYPGALGQIIGNFLTNSIRHGFEGRSSGMMCLSTSLLDQDHVKLEFRDNGSGIAQEHLTKVFDPFFTTKLGQGGSGLGMNIVYNLVSKILGGKIQVHSEAGEGSCFTVIVPLIAPVAEEKTKPQS; from the coding sequence GTGTTCCTGCGTAAAAATCTGAGCCTGATAACCGTCACGATACTAATCGTTTCGGCCATCCTGGCACAGTCATACTGGAGTGCCCGGCAAGACAGGGAATTGACGCTGGAAGCAGAGCGCAGCAATGCCCATGTAGCCGTGCGCCTGCTTGAAGAACATGTGGCCCAGACCATGCAGGATGGCGTGCAAAAACTTGATACTGCAGCGATTGCCGCCGCCTCTTTCTCGGATGTGGGCGTTGATATCCAGCATTTCATCAATAATTATGATGCCCAGGATTACCGCTATATCAAGGCTTTGCGCTACATAGACCTGGCTGGTAATAGCTGGGTCAGCTCGCCTGATTTTCCATCGCATCAAATGTCAGTTGCTGACAGGGATGATATCCATTTCCTCACGCAACATCCTGAATATAAAGAGGTCGTCATCGGTAGCCCGTATGAAAGCCGCTACGACAGCCAGCTGGTCTTGCCTATCGCACGCAATGTGTTTGATAAGACGGGTAAGCAGGTGGCAATAATCAGCACTGACCTGCGCATCGCTTACTTTGCCGAGCTGTATGCGAATGTGGCAAAAGAGAATAATGCGATGCTGGCCCTGATTGCCAATGCTGGTTTTATCATCGTTCGCTCCCCGTTTGAGGCGCGCTATGTGAACCGGGATATCAGCAAGGAGCCTGCGACACACAGGCTGGCCAGCCAGGACAAGGAAGGCAGTTTCACTGACCCTGAATGGCTTGATGATGAGTTTGAGCGTCTGTATGCGTATCGCAAGGTCAGCGGTTTCCCGCTCAGCGTCGTATATGGGCGTGATCTTGAAAGTATACTCGCCCCCTGGCACCAGCGCCTGCAAACCAGGGCCATCTTTACTGCGGTGGTGGTTTTGCTACTGCTCGGTGTCATGGCCATGCTGGCCAGACAATTCCATAAATTGCGGGTGTCTGAAGCGACCCTCAGAAATGCCGAATATAAATTTTCTGAAATTTTTGAACGTTCGCCACTGGCGATTTCCCTGGTCAATCTGCACACCCGGAAAATCGATGCTGTCAATGATGCCTGGATACGATTATTTGGCTACCGTCAAGAAGACATCGTCGGTCCTGAAGAGCAGTACCTGAAATATTTTTGGGTAGATAAAGAAGAGTTACGCAGCTTTGTCTCACTCTTGCGCACTGAGCCGCAGATAGATCATTTTCAGGCGAGACTCAGGCATGCTGACGGCAGCATCAGGGTTTGCCTGCTGTCCTCGCGCACTTATATGGCGGATGGTGAAGCTCGTTACATCGTCACCCCGCAGGATGTGACACGCCAGCTCGCCGCAGAGCAGGACTTGCTGTACCTGAATGCCTCGCTCGAAGACCGGGTTGCCAGGCGTACCGAGAACCTTGAGCGCTCGAATGCAGAACTGGCAGAAGCCCTGAATTCGCTGCAACTCATGCAAGGTGAATTGATAAAGCAAGAGAAACTGGCCTCGCTGGGTTCGCTGGTGGCAGGTGTGGCGCATGAGCTGAATACTCCCATAGGCAATAGCGTGACCGTTGCCAGTACCCTGCAAGACCAGGCCAGGTTATTGCAGGATGACCTGCAACAAGGGGCGATCAAACGCAGTGCCTTCAATGCCTTCCTGGAGAGCACCATTTTTGGTGCTGATGTCTTGATGCGCTCTCTGCAGCGTGCTTCTGAACTGATACGCAGCTTCAAGCATGTGGCGGTCGATCAGTCCAGCGATATGCGCAGGCAATTTGACTTGAGGCAGGTAGTGGAAGAAATCCTGCTGACCAATTCATCCCTGTATGCCAAGACCGGCTTTGCAATGCAAACCGATTTGCAGGCAGATATACGTATGGACAGTTATCCTGGCGCGCTGGGACAAATCATAGGAAATTTCCTGACCAATTCCATCCGGCATGGTTTTGAAGGACGCAGCAGCGGCATGATGTGCCTGAGTACCAGCCTGCTGGACCAGGATCATGTCAAACTTGAATTCAGGGACAATGGCAGCGGGATCGCGCAAGAGCATTTGACGAAAGTCTTTGATCCCTTCTTTACCACCAAGTTAGGCCAGGGTGGTTCTGGCCTGGGCATGAATATAGTCTATAACCTGGTGAGCAAGATACTCGGTGGGAAAATCCAGGTGCACAGTGAAGCTGGCGAGGGTAGCTGTTTTACTGTCATCGTGCCTTTAATTGCACCGGTAGCGGAAGAAAAAACCAAGCCCCAGTCCTGA
- a CDS encoding AraC family transcriptional regulator: MEKPATFRDDARFWRSPLLPDAELLTAEYFAQEFAPHWHEGFSIPVIQSGAQTYRYRGSRCLASVGCIAAINPGEVHTGERATEHGWAYRAFYPSVDWMQQLASDMAGSPAGVPWLPDGVIEDAEVSAQLAFAHRLLEAGSDPLAAENALTAGFALMLSRYARSRPAIQTILPDAVRVEMMKSRLSEDLSVAISLTELAQEVGLSSFYAARLFSRTTGMPPHAWRNQLRLNRAQSLLRQNLSVTEIATMTGFADQSHFTRHFKRAFGVAPGRWRV; this comes from the coding sequence ATGGAAAAACCAGCCACCTTCCGTGACGACGCCCGTTTCTGGCGCAGCCCGCTGCTGCCGGATGCGGAGTTGTTGACGGCAGAATACTTCGCGCAAGAGTTTGCCCCGCACTGGCACGAAGGCTTTTCCATCCCCGTCATACAGTCTGGCGCGCAAACTTACCGCTATCGCGGCAGCCGTTGCCTGGCCTCGGTTGGCTGCATTGCTGCCATTAATCCCGGCGAAGTGCATACGGGTGAAAGGGCAACCGAACATGGCTGGGCCTACCGCGCTTTTTACCCATCGGTGGACTGGATGCAGCAACTCGCCAGCGACATGGCAGGTAGCCCCGCTGGCGTTCCCTGGTTGCCAGACGGTGTCATTGAGGATGCCGAAGTCTCTGCCCAACTTGCCTTTGCCCATCGCCTGCTGGAAGCCGGTAGTGATCCACTCGCCGCCGAAAACGCCCTGACCGCAGGCTTTGCCCTGATGCTGTCGCGCTACGCCCGCAGCCGTCCGGCCATACAAACTATCTTGCCTGATGCGGTCAGGGTAGAAATGATGAAATCCCGGCTTAGCGAAGACTTGAGCGTTGCCATCAGCCTGACTGAGCTGGCACAAGAGGTAGGTCTGTCCAGTTTCTACGCCGCTCGTTTGTTCTCCCGCACGACTGGTATGCCACCGCACGCCTGGCGCAACCAGCTGAGGTTGAACCGCGCTCAGAGTCTGCTGCGGCAGAATCTGTCGGTGACTGAGATTGCGACGATGACAGGGTTTGCAGACCAGAGTCATTTCACGCGGCATTTTAAGAGGGCGTTTGGGGTGGCGCCGGGGAGATGGCGGGTTTGA
- a CDS encoding metallophosphoesterase, which translates to MHTHSLPERRLLAIAAISSLLAACSSLPTQHDAKIQAAWVVLGENGQAIARAVTTDNICPSLAQDGNMVAMNHRAGPSTLPLRKTASKPEDSKPSDFPVLTCEAPLLPTTKTASVGGRDLPIPKPVAQKIIVIGDTGCRLKVADNYFQSCNDSEKWAFREMVETAARFKPDLVVHVGDYHYRENACPEGNKECAGSPWGYGWDTWQADFFTPAQALLKAAPWVVVRGNHETCVRAGQGWWRLMDPRPLKRGRDCVDESDDMRGDYSDPYAVPLGRIGSEQAQLIIFDSAKVPIKPLAKTDAAYKLYMEQFKTVNKLAESADFNIFIDHHPVLAFAAERKKDGPLNIFPGNLAMQDIMQTLNTTRLFPSKVQATLSGHVHLFEALTFSTDHPVQFVSGNGGSSLDTPLPVPLAANSTPYTEAKLDYFSNSNEVGFMTMEREQQSWKVQAWNKQGKLITECRMQGNKTECSNK; encoded by the coding sequence ATGCACACACATAGCTTGCCAGAACGACGACTGCTCGCCATCGCTGCCATCAGCAGTTTGCTGGCGGCCTGTAGCAGCCTGCCTACACAACACGATGCAAAAATACAGGCTGCCTGGGTGGTATTGGGCGAAAATGGCCAGGCCATAGCCCGCGCTGTGACGACAGACAATATCTGTCCTTCCCTGGCGCAGGATGGCAACATGGTTGCGATGAACCACAGGGCAGGGCCAAGTACTCTGCCTTTGCGCAAGACAGCCAGCAAACCGGAAGACAGCAAGCCTTCCGATTTTCCTGTGCTGACTTGTGAAGCACCCTTGCTGCCGACTACCAAAACAGCCAGTGTCGGCGGACGGGATTTACCGATACCAAAACCGGTCGCACAAAAAATCATCGTCATTGGTGATACCGGTTGTCGTTTGAAAGTCGCAGACAATTACTTCCAGTCTTGCAATGACAGCGAGAAATGGGCCTTCCGCGAAATGGTGGAAACCGCAGCGCGCTTCAAGCCTGACCTGGTCGTACATGTTGGAGATTATCACTACCGCGAAAATGCCTGCCCCGAAGGAAATAAGGAATGTGCAGGCAGCCCATGGGGTTATGGCTGGGATACCTGGCAGGCAGATTTTTTTACACCAGCGCAGGCTTTGCTGAAGGCTGCGCCCTGGGTAGTCGTGCGCGGCAATCATGAAACCTGCGTCCGTGCAGGCCAGGGCTGGTGGCGCCTGATGGACCCGCGTCCTTTGAAGAGGGGACGTGACTGTGTTGATGAATCAGATGACATGCGTGGCGACTATAGCGATCCTTATGCCGTACCGTTGGGCCGTATAGGCAGCGAGCAGGCGCAACTGATCATCTTTGACTCAGCCAAAGTGCCTATCAAACCACTTGCAAAAACCGATGCTGCCTACAAGTTATATATGGAGCAGTTCAAGACCGTCAACAAGCTGGCAGAAAGTGCAGACTTCAATATCTTCATCGACCACCACCCTGTGCTGGCCTTTGCTGCTGAACGTAAAAAAGATGGGCCACTGAATATCTTCCCTGGCAATCTCGCCATGCAGGACATCATGCAAACCCTGAATACCACGCGCTTGTTCCCTTCCAAAGTACAGGCGACCCTGTCCGGTCATGTGCATTTGTTTGAAGCGCTGACTTTCAGTACTGATCATCCTGTGCAATTTGTTTCAGGCAATGGTGGCTCTTCGCTTGATACACCGCTGCCTGTGCCACTGGCCGCCAATTCCACACCGTATACTGAGGCAAAACTGGATTACTTCAGCAATTCGAATGAAGTCGGCTTCATGACCATGGAGCGTGAACAGCAAAGCTGGAAAGTCCAGGCCTGGAACAAGCAAGGTAAGCTGATTACTGAGTGCCGCATGCAGGGCAATAAGACTGAGTGCAGCAACAAGTAA
- a CDS encoding ABC transporter permease — protein MLKLELRAASSRSMAYLSPVLALLLTIFLGALLFMALGKNPLTGLQVFLIEPISSKTAIAELLLKTTPLVLCALGLSVCYRANVWNIGAEGQLIAGGLAAGSTILFFDTGTPGLSGGMVLLLATCAGVVGGALWASITALLRDRFNANEILVSLMLTYIAQLLLMYAVNGPLKDPHGMNFPQSKVFSSDYLLPHLFSGSRLHIGFIVMLVASGLMAVFVYRSFAGYRLTVGGLAPLAARYAGFSSRRALWTSLLISGGFAGMAGAFEVAGPIGQVLPSISPGYGFAAIIVAFIGRLNPIGTIFGGLMLSLFYLGGEMAQSRLGLPSAITGLFQGMLLFLLLACDTLINYRLRWQK, from the coding sequence ATGCTTAAGCTGGAATTACGCGCTGCCAGCTCGCGCAGCATGGCCTACCTTTCTCCCGTGCTGGCTTTGCTGCTGACGATCTTTTTGGGTGCCCTGCTGTTCATGGCACTGGGAAAAAATCCTTTGACTGGCCTGCAGGTCTTTTTGATAGAACCGATAAGCAGCAAGACTGCCATCGCCGAATTATTATTGAAGACCACGCCACTGGTCTTGTGCGCGCTCGGGCTGTCGGTCTGCTATCGCGCCAATGTCTGGAACATCGGTGCCGAAGGGCAGTTGATCGCCGGTGGCCTGGCCGCTGGCAGCACCATACTGTTTTTTGATACTGGCACACCTGGCTTGTCGGGTGGCATGGTTTTGCTGCTGGCAACTTGCGCGGGTGTAGTTGGTGGTGCCTTGTGGGCATCCATCACGGCCTTGCTGCGTGACCGTTTCAATGCCAATGAAATTTTGGTGTCGCTGATGCTGACCTATATCGCGCAATTGCTGCTGATGTATGCCGTCAATGGTCCGCTGAAAGACCCGCATGGCATGAACTTCCCGCAGTCCAAGGTGTTTTCCAGTGATTATCTGTTGCCCCACCTGTTCTCGGGCAGCCGCCTGCATATAGGCTTTATCGTCATGCTGGTCGCCAGTGGCTTGATGGCAGTGTTTGTGTATCGCAGCTTTGCAGGTTACCGCCTGACGGTAGGCGGGCTGGCACCGCTGGCAGCGCGTTATGCCGGTTTCTCCAGCCGCCGCGCCCTGTGGACGTCGTTATTGATATCAGGTGGTTTCGCTGGCATGGCAGGAGCATTCGAAGTGGCCGGGCCCATAGGTCAGGTCTTGCCTTCGATCTCGCCTGGTTATGGTTTTGCCGCCATTATCGTCGCCTTCATTGGTCGTCTTAACCCCATAGGCACCATCTTTGGTGGTCTGATGCTGTCGCTGTTTTACCTCGGTGGTGAAATGGCGCAATCGCGCCTTGGCCTGCCTTCTGCCATCACTGGCCTGTTCCAGGGCATGCTGCTGTTCTTGCTGCTGGCTTGCGACACCCTGATCAATTACCGCCTGCGCTGGCAGAAATAA
- a CDS encoding ABC transporter ATP-binding protein has protein sequence MERKVKVTSAASPIVPRLELTDICKRYPAVVANDGVNLQVAPGEIHAVLGENGAGKSTLMKIIFGAVKPDSGTVRWNGQEVRVATPQDARKLGIAMVFQHFSLFDTLTVAENIALGLDQYVNMLELAEQIAQTGENYGLELEPHRHVHTLSVGERQRVEIVRALLTKPQLLILDEPTSVLTPQAVQKLFVTLRKIAAEGCSILYISHKLDEIRELCHSATVMRAGKVTGHCDPAQETAASLSRMMIGEDLPPSAHTGPVTLGESRLRIRQLSLPRAHAFATALEDIQLELFGGEIVGIAGVSGNGQQELLAALSGEDRRAAPQMIELKGKPVGNRGPESRRKLGQSLVPEERLGRGAVPEMSLTDNMLLSHQHAPFVNKGMINFRHTIQAAADIIARFRVKAGGPAALARSLSGGNLQKFIVGREITRQPDVFIVAQPTWGVDVGAAAQIHDEIRKLKQAGCAVLVISEELDELFELCDRMHVIAKGRLSPSIATASATREKIGLWMSGLWEEWTTAETVSLGKTGGGGSRKKKPYSNERGEHA, from the coding sequence ATGGAAAGAAAGGTCAAAGTGACTTCTGCTGCTTCACCCATAGTGCCCAGGCTGGAACTGACCGATATCTGTAAACGCTATCCGGCGGTGGTTGCCAATGATGGTGTCAATCTGCAGGTGGCACCGGGTGAAATCCATGCGGTACTCGGTGAGAATGGCGCAGGCAAATCGACGCTGATGAAAATCATCTTTGGTGCCGTCAAGCCAGATTCAGGCACGGTGCGCTGGAATGGCCAGGAAGTCAGAGTAGCGACACCGCAGGATGCGCGCAAGCTGGGCATCGCCATGGTATTCCAGCATTTTTCCCTGTTTGATACCCTGACCGTGGCCGAGAATATCGCCCTCGGTCTGGACCAGTATGTGAATATGCTGGAACTGGCTGAACAAATCGCCCAGACCGGTGAAAACTACGGCCTGGAGCTGGAACCGCACCGCCATGTACATACCTTGTCAGTTGGTGAAAGGCAGCGTGTGGAAATCGTGCGCGCTCTGCTGACCAAACCGCAATTGCTGATCCTTGATGAACCAACCTCGGTATTGACACCGCAAGCCGTACAAAAACTGTTTGTCACCCTGCGCAAGATTGCCGCTGAGGGTTGCAGCATCCTGTACATCAGCCATAAGCTCGATGAAATCCGTGAGCTATGCCACAGCGCCACCGTCATGCGTGCGGGCAAGGTCACCGGGCATTGCGACCCGGCGCAGGAAACTGCCGCCAGCCTGTCGCGCATGATGATAGGTGAGGACTTACCGCCATCTGCCCATACCGGGCCCGTCACCCTGGGTGAGTCGCGTTTGCGCATCAGGCAATTGAGCCTGCCCAGGGCACATGCCTTTGCGACTGCACTCGAAGATATACAACTGGAATTATTTGGTGGCGAAATCGTTGGCATCGCCGGTGTATCCGGCAATGGTCAGCAAGAACTCCTTGCCGCCTTGTCCGGCGAAGACAGGCGCGCCGCGCCGCAGATGATAGAACTCAAAGGCAAGCCAGTAGGCAACCGTGGCCCTGAGAGCAGGCGCAAGCTGGGCCAGAGCCTGGTGCCGGAAGAGCGCCTGGGCCGGGGCGCAGTACCCGAGATGAGCCTGACTGACAATATGCTGTTGTCGCACCAGCACGCGCCTTTCGTCAACAAGGGCATGATCAATTTTCGCCATACGATACAGGCAGCGGCAGACATCATCGCCCGCTTCCGCGTCAAGGCTGGCGGGCCTGCGGCACTGGCGCGCAGCCTGTCGGGTGGCAATCTGCAAAAGTTTATTGTGGGTCGTGAAATCACACGCCAGCCGGATGTATTTATCGTCGCCCAGCCAACCTGGGGTGTTGATGTAGGGGCAGCAGCGCAAATCCATGATGAGATACGCAAGCTCAAGCAGGCTGGTTGCGCAGTACTGGTGATCTCGGAAGAACTCGATGAATTGTTTGAATTATGTGACCGCATGCATGTGATCGCCAAGGGCCGTTTGTCGCCATCGATAGCAACTGCCAGCGCGACCAGGGAAAAAATAGGATTGTGGATGAGTGGTTTGTGGGAAGAATGGACAACGGCAGAAACGGTGTCACTCGGTAAAACCGGTGGCGGTGGCAGCCGCAAAAAGAAACCATACAGCAACGAGCGGGGTGAGCATGCTTAA